From one Lotus japonicus ecotype B-129 chromosome 3, LjGifu_v1.2 genomic stretch:
- the LOC130749105 gene encoding uncharacterized protein LOC130749105 codes for MKEWRKKFVAASSLEVSNAPATVHASIGESVSVDPNAIVPNVIHEISVESVSVPNVEPHVETLVETTSDVNMEPSAGNPNPIVDTSELDLQIHQSALGSKPSTVCKKSVIESVHELLSFWS; via the coding sequence ATGAAGgaatggaggaagaaatttgttgctgcaagttctcttgaagtctcaaatgcaccagcaactgttcatgcaagcataggtgAATCTGTAAGTGTAGATCCTAATGCTATTGTGCCTAATGTGATTCATGAGATATCAGTTGAATCTGTTTCTGTTCCCAATGTCGAACCTCATGTTGAGACATTAGTTGAGACTACTTCAGATGTGAATATGGAACCTTCTGCTGGAAATCCAAACCCCATTGTTGACACATCTGAACTTGATCTCCAAATCCATCAATCTGCCTTGGGTTCTAAACCATCTACCGTTTGTAAGAAGTCAGTTATTGAAAGTGTTCATGAATTGTTGTCATTCTGGTCTTAG